Proteins encoded in a region of the Streptomyces akebiae genome:
- a CDS encoding SAV_6107 family HEPN domain-containing protein, producing the protein MASYHAAAANRRRATGPAPSLTGPASDVHPVLRRATAPPAALDLLAQARSGLDEASGLRTPNERYATAHLAALRTAAAVLAARGRPEPTPKRRAKIRSAWEVLPEIAPELAEWSALFASGAARRARAEAGIQGAASARDADDLIRDVAMFLRLVERMLVLQPVLPQPRRDGGPEVPDAG; encoded by the coding sequence ATGGCCAGCTACCACGCAGCAGCCGCCAACCGGCGCCGCGCCACCGGCCCTGCCCCCTCACTGACCGGCCCGGCGAGCGACGTGCACCCCGTGCTGCGCCGGGCGACGGCCCCGCCCGCCGCCCTCGACCTGCTCGCCCAGGCCCGCTCCGGGCTCGACGAGGCGTCCGGACTCCGCACGCCGAACGAGCGATACGCCACCGCACACCTCGCCGCCCTGCGCACCGCCGCCGCGGTGCTCGCCGCCCGGGGGCGCCCCGAACCCACCCCGAAGCGCCGGGCCAAGATCCGGAGCGCCTGGGAAGTGCTCCCCGAGATAGCGCCCGAACTCGCCGAGTGGAGCGCGCTGTTCGCCTCCGGCGCCGCCCGCCGGGCACGGGCCGAGGCCGGGATACAGGGCGCGGCGAGCGCGCGCGACGCCGACGACCTCATACGCGACGTGGCGATGTTCCTGCGCCTGGTCGAACGGATGCTGGTGCTCCAGCCGGTACTGCCGCAACCCCGGCGGGACGGCGGCCCGGAGGTCCCGGACGCGGGCTGA
- a CDS encoding class I SAM-dependent methyltransferase, whose protein sequence is MSDPMRPRASLRTAVVWEVLQDALDRRVKATGRESLDVLDTGGGSGRFAVPAARLGHRVTVVDPSPNALFALERRAAEAGVADRVRGVQGDAHGLFDVVERGGYDAVLCHGVLEYVDDPAEGIGNAVAALRSEGVLSLLAAGLGGAVLARALAGHFKEARQALDDPNGRWGEGDPVPHRFTVEQLTALVEGAGLRVAAVHGVRVFADLVPGVLVDTEPGALDALLKLEAVAAELPAFHSVATQLHVLGETRGATES, encoded by the coding sequence GTGTCGGACCCGATGCGACCCCGCGCCTCTCTCCGTACCGCCGTGGTCTGGGAGGTCCTCCAGGACGCCCTCGACCGCCGGGTGAAGGCGACGGGGCGCGAGTCGCTCGACGTACTGGACACCGGAGGCGGCAGCGGCCGGTTCGCCGTGCCCGCCGCACGCCTCGGCCACCGCGTCACCGTGGTCGACCCCAGCCCGAACGCGCTGTTCGCGCTGGAGCGGAGGGCCGCCGAGGCCGGCGTCGCCGACCGTGTCCGGGGCGTCCAGGGCGACGCGCACGGCCTCTTCGACGTCGTCGAGCGCGGCGGGTACGACGCCGTGCTCTGCCACGGTGTCCTCGAATACGTGGACGACCCCGCCGAGGGCATCGGCAACGCGGTCGCCGCGCTGCGCTCCGAGGGCGTCCTCAGCCTGCTCGCCGCCGGCCTGGGCGGCGCCGTCCTCGCCCGCGCCCTCGCCGGGCACTTCAAGGAGGCCCGGCAGGCGCTCGACGACCCGAACGGACGCTGGGGCGAGGGTGATCCGGTTCCGCACCGCTTCACCGTCGAACAGCTCACCGCGCTCGTCGAGGGCGCGGGCCTCCGGGTCGCCGCCGTGCACGGCGTCCGGGTCTTCGCCGACCTCGTCCCCGGTGTCCTCGTCGACACCGAGCCCGGCGCCCTGGACGCGCTGCTCAAGCTGGAGGCGGTGGCCGCAGAGCTGCCCGCCTTCCACTCCGTGGCCACCCAACTTCATGTGCTGGGGGAGACGCGAGGGGCCACCGAGTCCTGA
- a CDS encoding DUF3040 domain-containing protein: protein MPLSEHEQRMLEQMERALYAEDPKFASALEGSGLRTYTRRRVYQAVAGFLVGIALLMAGMVAQQIWVSVVGFLVMLGCAVLAVTGWRKAPKPGEQPAGAAGSAGERRQTRQRRSMMERIEQRWQRRRDEQGGH from the coding sequence GTGCCGCTCTCAGAGCACGAGCAGCGCATGCTCGAGCAGATGGAGCGAGCGCTGTACGCCGAAGATCCCAAGTTCGCGTCAGCGCTTGAGGGAAGCGGGCTGCGTACGTACACCCGGCGGCGGGTCTACCAGGCGGTCGCGGGCTTTCTGGTGGGTATCGCGCTCCTCATGGCCGGAATGGTCGCACAGCAGATCTGGGTCAGCGTGGTGGGATTCCTCGTCATGCTGGGCTGCGCCGTGCTCGCCGTAACCGGTTGGCGCAAGGCCCCCAAGCCGGGTGAGCAGCCCGCCGGTGCCGCAGGCTCCGCCGGTGAGCGTCGGCAGACGCGACAGCGCCGCTCCATGATGGAACGAATCGAACAGCGCTGGCAGCGCCGTCGTGACGAGCAGGGCGGCCACTGA
- a CDS encoding ATP-binding cassette domain-containing protein: MAEAGEADTGRGTAHGAAVGAEEFGLRGPRGWAFRGVGFDAEAGSLVAIAGPSGSGRTSLLLALTGRMKPSEGRATVGSLRLPKRMAAVRRISALAHVPGVTDLDPALTVEEHLRERALLQRRFDGTLRGLLRPRAERAAETRDRIEAAATAAGLDREALPKGSRTAVRDLDRMEALRLSVALALVARPRLLGVDDTDLKLSDAERTAMWALLTSLTESGITVVAVCSEAPEGAVVVTTGAREPKSDEKSDHDNSDQENQDDESSDAENGDADSSDHDKHDKHDNHDDENHDDDKETADALAATGRA, encoded by the coding sequence ATGGCTGAGGCAGGGGAGGCGGACACCGGGCGGGGGACGGCCCACGGTGCCGCCGTCGGCGCGGAGGAGTTCGGGCTCAGAGGTCCGCGCGGCTGGGCCTTCCGGGGCGTCGGGTTCGACGCGGAGGCCGGCTCGCTGGTCGCGATCGCGGGGCCGTCCGGGTCGGGCCGGACCTCTCTGCTGCTCGCGCTGACCGGCCGTATGAAGCCGAGCGAGGGCCGTGCCACGGTCGGCTCCCTACGGCTGCCGAAACGGATGGCGGCCGTGCGCCGCATCAGCGCCCTCGCCCATGTCCCCGGCGTGACGGACCTCGACCCGGCCCTGACCGTCGAGGAGCACCTGCGTGAACGGGCGCTGCTGCAGCGGCGGTTCGACGGCACCCTGCGCGGGCTGCTGCGCCCCCGGGCCGAGCGTGCCGCCGAGACGAGGGACCGGATCGAGGCCGCCGCGACCGCCGCCGGGCTCGACCGCGAGGCGCTGCCCAAGGGCTCGCGGACGGCCGTACGCGACCTCGACCGGATGGAGGCCCTGCGGCTGTCGGTCGCCCTCGCCCTCGTCGCCCGGCCCCGACTGCTGGGCGTCGACGACACCGACCTGAAGCTCTCCGACGCCGAACGGACGGCGATGTGGGCCCTGTTGACATCCCTCACCGAGTCCGGGATCACGGTCGTGGCGGTGTGCAGCGAGGCCCCGGAGGGGGCGGTCGTGGTGACGACGGGGGCCCGTGAACCGAAGAGCGACGAGAAGTCCGACCACGACAACTCCGACCAAGAGAACCAGGACGACGAGAGCTCCGACGCCGAGAACGGCGACGCCGACAGCTCCGACCACGACAAACACGACAAACACGACAACCACGACGACGAGAACCACGACGACGACAAGGAGACGGCAGATGCGCTCGCCGCGACTGGCCGCGCTTGA
- a CDS encoding YhgE/Pip domain-containing protein: MRSPRLAALELRRFGRGKLPRAALVSLLLLPLLYGALYLWSFWDPYGRLDRIPVALVNDDRGASVGKERLTAGDDIAKGLRDSDTFEWHRVSAAEARAGVEDGTYYLSLTMPEDFSERIASSSGDVPETGALQVRTNDANNYIVGQISRTVFSEVRTAASTKASRSFLDRIFISFSDIHGKTEEAADGADDLKGGIDKAEQGSKDLADGLRKAKEGSGDLSDGLNDLDEGAGDLEDGARQVADGTGKLADKVGAAADQVRPFLKENGDTIADTATLVADSAATIRDHLDAFVRTAPAAATGTRTASDTLDDVHRRRCEEAVLPDAACADLKKAKDAAAQAAVLAEDVNTVVKNYDGDMKAFDKDLQTLEKQARALAKAAPTLSTDLDDAVAKVDALDKGAAQVAKGARALHTGLGTAKSGAEDLDTGVGALKTGAVDLKGGMYKLADGSGKLAGGLHDGAERIPDYDEQDRDERTEVMADPVQLASRDLHKAPNYGTGFAPYFIPLSLWVGAMVAYMLIQPLNRRALAAGASAWRIALAGWLPVAALGVLQTVALMAVLHWAVGLQMARAAGTVGFLFLVTACFAAIVQWLNARFGAAGRILVLAFLMLQLTSAGGTYPVQTSPDFFNAVHPFLPMSHVVDALRRLITGGGLGPVWQACAVLVAFTVGALALTALSARRKQVWTLDRLHPELSL, from the coding sequence ATGCGCTCGCCGCGACTGGCCGCGCTTGAGCTCAGGCGGTTCGGCCGGGGGAAGCTGCCGCGCGCCGCGCTGGTCTCGCTCCTGCTGCTGCCGCTGCTGTACGGCGCCCTGTACCTGTGGTCCTTCTGGGACCCGTACGGCCGGCTGGACCGCATCCCCGTGGCGCTGGTGAACGACGACCGGGGGGCGTCGGTCGGCAAGGAGAGACTGACGGCCGGCGACGACATCGCGAAGGGGCTGCGGGACAGCGACACCTTCGAGTGGCACCGGGTGAGCGCCGCCGAGGCCCGCGCGGGCGTCGAGGACGGTACGTACTACCTGTCGCTGACCATGCCGGAGGACTTCAGCGAGCGCATCGCGTCCAGTTCGGGGGACGTGCCGGAGACGGGCGCCCTCCAGGTGCGGACGAACGACGCGAACAACTACATCGTCGGGCAGATCTCGCGGACGGTGTTCTCGGAGGTGCGGACGGCTGCGTCGACGAAGGCGTCGCGGTCGTTCCTGGACCGGATCTTCATCTCGTTCTCGGACATCCACGGGAAGACCGAGGAGGCCGCGGACGGCGCCGACGACCTCAAGGGCGGTATCGACAAGGCGGAGCAGGGCTCCAAGGATCTCGCGGACGGGCTGCGGAAGGCCAAGGAGGGCAGCGGGGACCTGTCCGACGGGCTGAATGACCTGGACGAGGGAGCGGGCGACCTCGAGGACGGGGCCCGGCAGGTCGCGGACGGCACCGGGAAGCTCGCCGACAAGGTCGGTGCCGCGGCGGACCAGGTGCGGCCCTTCCTGAAGGAGAACGGCGACACCATCGCCGACACCGCCACCCTGGTCGCCGACTCGGCGGCCACGATCCGTGATCACCTCGACGCGTTCGTCAGGACGGCACCGGCCGCCGCGACCGGCACCCGTACCGCCTCCGACACCCTCGACGACGTCCACCGGCGCCGCTGCGAGGAAGCCGTCCTGCCGGACGCGGCCTGCGCGGACCTGAAGAAGGCGAAGGACGCGGCGGCTCAGGCGGCCGTGCTCGCCGAGGACGTCAACACCGTGGTGAAGAACTACGACGGGGACATGAAGGCCTTCGACAAGGATCTTCAGACCCTGGAGAAGCAGGCCCGCGCCCTCGCGAAGGCGGCGCCCACCCTCTCCACCGACCTCGACGACGCCGTCGCCAAGGTCGACGCGCTCGACAAGGGCGCCGCGCAGGTCGCCAAGGGGGCCAGGGCCCTGCACACCGGCCTCGGGACGGCCAAGTCCGGCGCGGAGGACCTCGACACCGGCGTCGGTGCCCTGAAGACGGGCGCGGTCGACCTCAAGGGCGGCATGTACAAGCTGGCCGACGGCTCCGGGAAGCTCGCGGGCGGTCTGCACGACGGGGCCGAGCGGATCCCCGACTACGACGAGCAGGATCGCGACGAGCGCACCGAAGTGATGGCCGATCCGGTGCAGTTGGCCAGCAGGGACCTGCACAAGGCGCCCAACTACGGCACCGGGTTCGCCCCGTACTTCATCCCGCTGTCCCTGTGGGTGGGCGCGATGGTGGCGTACATGCTGATCCAGCCGCTCAACCGGCGGGCCCTCGCGGCGGGTGCCTCGGCGTGGCGGATCGCGCTGGCGGGCTGGCTGCCGGTGGCCGCCTTGGGCGTGCTGCAGACGGTCGCGCTGATGGCGGTGCTGCACTGGGCGGTCGGCCTGCAGATGGCGCGGGCGGCCGGGACGGTGGGCTTCCTGTTCCTGGTGACGGCGTGCTTCGCGGCGATCGTGCAGTGGCTCAACGCGCGCTTCGGGGCGGCGGGCCGGATCCTCGTCCTCGCCTTCCTGATGCTCCAGTTGACGTCCGCGGGCGGCACGTATCCCGTGCAGACCAGCCCGGACTTCTTCAACGCGGTCCACCCCTTCCTGCCGATGAGCCATGTCGTCGACGCCCTCAGGCGGCTGATCACGGGCGGCGGTCTGGGCCCGG
- a CDS encoding DUF58 domain-containing protein has product MTTAGPAPAPEQDKGGLRTALAGLTTRGRSFLAAGVAAAVCAYVLGQSDLLRVGLLLAVLPLVCATVLYRTRYRVAGSRRLSPARVPAGSEARVHLRMDNVSRLPTGLLMLQDRVPYVLGPRPRFVLDRVEAGGRREVSYRVRSDLRGRYPLGPLQLRLTDPFGMCELTRSFSTYDTLTVVPRVEALPPVRLNGEAKGYGDGRQRSLALAGEDDVIPRGYRHGDDLRRVHWRSTARYGELMVRREEQPQRARCTVLLDTRAEAFLGAGPDSAFEWAVSGAASMLVHMLERGFSVKLLTDTGNSVPGDGADGFAGASQESADAAGLMMDTLAVIDHSDGTSLSPAYDVLRGGNEGLLVAFLGDLDEEQATVIGKMRQRGGGAVAFLLDSEAWTTEPGEVPGAGSASEESLRLLHEAGWTALTVPRGASLTDLWRQADRQRTGVMSGSGTEGRS; this is encoded by the coding sequence ATGACCACCGCGGGGCCGGCGCCCGCCCCGGAACAGGACAAGGGCGGCCTGCGCACGGCCCTCGCCGGCCTCACCACGCGCGGGCGCTCCTTCCTGGCCGCCGGCGTGGCGGCCGCCGTCTGCGCGTACGTCCTCGGACAGAGCGATCTGCTCCGGGTCGGCCTGCTGCTCGCCGTGCTGCCGCTGGTCTGCGCGACCGTGCTGTACCGCACCCGCTACCGGGTCGCGGGCAGCCGCCGCCTCTCCCCCGCGCGCGTGCCCGCCGGGAGCGAGGCCCGGGTCCATCTGCGGATGGACAACGTCTCGCGGCTGCCCACCGGGCTGCTGATGCTCCAGGACCGGGTGCCGTACGTGCTCGGTCCGCGGCCCCGTTTCGTGCTGGACCGGGTGGAGGCGGGCGGCCGCCGCGAGGTGTCGTACCGCGTCCGCTCCGATCTGCGCGGCCGCTACCCGCTGGGCCCGCTCCAGCTGCGTCTGACCGACCCGTTCGGCATGTGCGAGCTGACCCGGTCCTTCTCGACGTACGACACGCTGACCGTCGTCCCGCGCGTGGAGGCGCTGCCGCCGGTGCGGCTGAACGGCGAGGCCAAGGGATACGGCGACGGGCGGCAGCGGTCGCTGGCGCTGGCCGGCGAGGACGACGTGATCCCGCGCGGCTACCGGCACGGCGACGATCTGCGCCGGGTGCACTGGCGTTCGACCGCACGCTACGGCGAGCTGATGGTGCGCCGCGAGGAACAGCCGCAGCGTGCCCGCTGCACGGTGCTGCTGGACACCCGGGCCGAGGCGTTCCTCGGCGCGGGCCCCGACTCCGCCTTCGAGTGGGCCGTCTCCGGCGCCGCCTCCATGCTGGTTCACATGCTCGAACGGGGCTTCTCGGTGAAGCTGTTGACGGACACCGGCAACTCGGTGCCCGGCGACGGCGCCGACGGGTTCGCGGGCGCCAGCCAGGAGTCCGCCGACGCGGCCGGTCTGATGATGGACACCCTCGCGGTGATCGACCACTCCGACGGCACGAGCCTGTCACCCGCGTACGACGTGCTGCGCGGTGGCAACGAGGGGCTGCTGGTCGCCTTCCTCGGCGACCTCGACGAGGAGCAGGCGACGGTGATCGGCAAGATGCGCCAGCGCGGCGGTGGGGCGGTCGCCTTCCTGCTGGACAGCGAGGCGTGGACGACCGAACCGGGTGAGGTGCCCGGTGCCGGGAGCGCGAGCGAGGAGTCGCTGCGGCTGCTGCACGAGGCGGGCTGGACGGCGCTGACCGTGCCGCGCGGCGCCTCGCTGACGGACCTGTGGCGACAGGCGGACAGGCAGCGCACCGGAGTGATGTCCGGGAGCGGTACGGAGGGACGGTCATGA
- a CDS encoding transglutaminase TgpA family protein, with protein sequence MSGRARLALCAWAATIMAACALLPLVDPATWIFQAALMLGVQAGVGALTRRVPLARPLTVAAQALVTLMMLTLVFARERAVAGIVPGPEAFQYFARLLQTGAEDVGRYAIPAPLTDGIRLMIIGGVLVIGLLVDALAVTFRSAAPAGLPLLALYSVAAGLSDGAAWLWFVLASAGYLLLLLTESRDRLSQWGRVFAGAPQGPRAESANGAVAPVRTGRRIGAVALGIALVVPLGLPSLDGGLLDGTGAGIGGGSGGGGTIAAVNPVVQLRGSLNVDEDRQVLSYRTNTDDVQEMYLRIVSLDDFNGTSWTPTERSITGVPDDFGTPTGLASDVKRSSIETRIVASEDYEQNWLPMPYPVTGVDIDGDWRYEPVGRTLVGDHGQDTKGAQYKVESLIVEPTAEQLASAPEPPPSLRREYTKVPASLPPVVAQTALEVTEGAKNNYERAVKLQDWFAFSGEFTYDTEVRSGTGARAIARFLQDKEGFCVHFSFAMASMARTLGIPARVAVGFTPGTPQTNGTMSVGLRDAHAWPELYFEGVGWTRFEPTPNRGSTPEYTVPEDTGTGGLPEVPRPSTSASTAPSAEPSASESCTPQEAKLGACGSESAAALPGSDDGERSFWGLVFFSPWTLLILPGALLALAIPLLPMLWRLRVRSVRLGSHQGGVPKGTQAQEPAVAREVTHEGAGAPGSPEEPGRATSYGRTEAAAAHALAAWQEVADTAWDYGIAPDESQTPRKAAARIVRLGELEPTAADAVHRVAAAVEQVLFAPRPQIPAGLARDAHQVEIGLKAHAGRRTRLRALLLPRSTVRVAWALAARWADTRDELLSRLPAPRLPWRRPTPSRNG encoded by the coding sequence ATGAGCGGGCGGGCGAGACTGGCGCTGTGCGCCTGGGCCGCCACGATCATGGCCGCGTGTGCACTGCTGCCGCTGGTCGACCCGGCGACGTGGATCTTCCAGGCGGCGCTCATGCTGGGCGTACAGGCCGGCGTGGGAGCGCTCACCCGGCGCGTCCCGCTGGCCAGGCCGCTGACCGTGGCCGCCCAGGCGCTGGTCACCCTGATGATGCTGACGCTGGTCTTCGCCCGGGAGCGGGCGGTGGCCGGGATCGTCCCGGGCCCGGAGGCGTTCCAGTACTTCGCGAGGCTGTTGCAGACCGGCGCCGAGGACGTCGGACGGTACGCCATCCCGGCACCGTTGACCGACGGAATCCGGCTGATGATCATCGGCGGCGTGCTGGTGATAGGCCTGCTGGTGGACGCGCTCGCGGTGACGTTCCGCAGCGCCGCCCCGGCCGGTCTGCCGCTGCTCGCGCTGTACTCGGTCGCCGCGGGACTCTCCGACGGCGCCGCCTGGCTGTGGTTCGTGCTGGCCTCGGCCGGCTATCTGCTGCTGCTCCTGACCGAGAGCCGCGACCGGCTCTCGCAGTGGGGCCGGGTCTTCGCCGGCGCGCCCCAGGGTCCGCGGGCGGAGTCCGCGAACGGCGCCGTGGCACCCGTGCGCACCGGGCGGCGTATCGGCGCGGTCGCGCTGGGCATCGCCCTGGTGGTGCCGCTCGGCCTGCCCTCCCTCGACGGCGGGCTGCTCGACGGCACGGGCGCCGGCATCGGCGGGGGTTCCGGGGGTGGCGGCACGATCGCCGCGGTGAACCCGGTGGTGCAGCTGCGCGGCAGCCTGAACGTGGACGAGGACCGCCAGGTCCTGTCCTACCGCACGAACACCGACGACGTGCAGGAGATGTATCTGCGGATCGTCTCCCTGGACGACTTCAACGGCACCTCCTGGACCCCGACCGAGCGCTCCATCACGGGTGTCCCGGACGACTTCGGCACCCCCACCGGGCTCGCCTCCGATGTCAAGCGGTCGTCGATCGAGACCCGGATCGTCGCGTCGGAGGACTACGAGCAGAACTGGCTGCCGATGCCGTACCCGGTCACCGGCGTGGACATCGACGGCGACTGGCGGTACGAGCCCGTGGGGCGCACTCTCGTCGGTGACCACGGCCAGGACACCAAGGGCGCCCAGTACAAGGTCGAGAGCCTGATCGTGGAGCCCACCGCGGAGCAGTTGGCCTCGGCGCCGGAGCCGCCGCCGTCCCTGCGGCGGGAGTACACCAAGGTGCCGGCCTCGCTGCCGCCGGTGGTGGCACAGACCGCGCTGGAGGTCACCGAGGGCGCGAAGAACAACTACGAGCGGGCGGTGAAGCTCCAGGACTGGTTCGCGTTCAGCGGCGAGTTCACGTACGACACGGAGGTGCGGTCGGGCACGGGCGCTCGGGCGATAGCCCGGTTCCTGCAGGACAAGGAGGGCTTCTGCGTCCACTTCTCCTTCGCGATGGCGTCCATGGCCCGCACCCTGGGCATACCGGCGCGGGTGGCGGTGGGCTTCACCCCCGGCACCCCGCAGACGAACGGCACGATGTCGGTGGGCCTGCGCGACGCGCACGCCTGGCCGGAGCTGTACTTCGAGGGCGTGGGCTGGACCCGCTTCGAGCCGACCCCCAACCGGGGCTCGACTCCCGAGTACACGGTCCCGGAGGACACCGGTACCGGCGGTCTTCCCGAGGTGCCCCGTCCCTCCACGTCGGCGTCCACGGCGCCGTCGGCCGAGCCGTCGGCGAGCGAGAGCTGCACGCCGCAGGAGGCGAAGCTGGGGGCCTGCGGGAGCGAGTCCGCGGCGGCCCTGCCGGGTTCGGACGACGGGGAGCGCTCGTTCTGGGGCCTGGTGTTCTTCTCGCCCTGGACCCTGTTGATCCTCCCGGGAGCGCTTCTGGCGCTGGCGATCCCGTTGCTGCCGATGCTGTGGCGGCTACGGGTCCGGTCCGTGCGGCTGGGCTCGCACCAGGGCGGGGTGCCGAAGGGGACCCAGGCCCAGGAGCCCGCCGTCGCGCGGGAGGTGACCCATGAAGGCGCCGGGGCCCCGGGCTCCCCGGAAGAGCCGGGCAGGGCCACGTCGTACGGCCGTACGGAGGCCGCGGCGGCTCATGCGCTGGCCGCCTGGCAGGAGGTGGCCGACACGGCGTGGGACTACGGGATCGCGCCGGACGAGTCGCAGACACCCCGCAAGGCCGCCGCGCGGATCGTGCGGCTCGGGGAGCTGGAACCGACAGCCGCCGACGCGGTGCACCGGGTGGCGGCGGCGGTGGAGCAGGTTCTCTTCGCTCCGCGTCCTCAGATCCCCGCGGGTCTCGCCCGGGACGCGCACCAGGTCGAGATCGGCCTCAAGGCCCACGCCGGCCGCCGCACCCGACTGCGGGCACTGCTGCTGCCGCGTTCGACCGTCCGGGTGGCGTGGGCCCTTGCCGCGCGCTGGGCGGACACCAGGGACGAGCTGTTGTCCCGCCTCCCCGCGCCGCGCCTGCCCTGGCGGCGCCCCACACCGAGCCGGAACGGCTAG